A single region of the Pararge aegeria chromosome 18, ilParAegt1.1, whole genome shotgun sequence genome encodes:
- the LOC120631676 gene encoding dopamine D2-like receptor, which translates to MDVTSSTSSIFNLVAISVDRYIAVTQPIKYAKHKNNRRVWFTIVLVWLVSAAIGAPIVLGLNDTADRNFQECLFNNQNYVLYSSLGSFYIPCIMMMFLYYNIFKALRNRAKKQRAAKKPPVSGDTLTGATAAVVIENVAQTRQLETALDDRPTNTGSGSNEDDHEDSFDKRSVDLEADADDCHVIPNDKSTEFMLASLTDVKIKPPKKNLKSQQVPDPNGNNDSGYAPSNLEDTIREHVSPPGSPALKDATVLKNMSCESRWKKNGKRIDSDSRNASIAFRSDDDLRSSHFDIRDGSTCKKERKASAATARFTIYKANKASKKKREKSSAKKERKATKTLAIVLGVFLFCWTPFFTCNVLDAICGKFGLQFSPGVTVFILNTWLGYINSFLNPVIYTIFNPEFRKAFRKILKCST; encoded by the exons ATGGACGTCACGTCATCCACTTCGAGCATATTTAATCTAGTTGCTATTTCTGTTGATAG GTATATTGCTGTCACTCAACCAATCAAGTACGCGAAGCACAAAAACAATCGCCGTGTGTGGTTCACGATAGTGCTGGTTTGGCTGGTGTCTGCCGCTATCGGTGCGCCCATCGTGCTAGGCCTCAACGACACGGCGGACAGAAACTTCCAGGAGTGCCTCTTCAATAACCAAAACTACGTCCTCTACTCCTCGCTGGGCTCCTTCTACATCCCCTGTATCATGATGATGTTcctctattataatatttttaag GCGCTAAGAAACCGGGCTAAGAAGCAGCGGGCGGCAAAGAAGCCACCAGTGTCGGGAGATACACTGACGGGGGCCACTGCAGCTGTGGTCATTGAGAACGTGGCGCAGACGAGACAGTTGGAGACAGCGCTGGATGACCGGCCCACGAACACTGGCTCTGGGAGCAACGAAGATGACCATGAAGACAG CTTCGACAAGCGGTCAGTGGACTTGGAAGCGGACGCTGATGATTGTCATGTAATCCCCAACGACAAATCCACTGAGTTCATGCTCGCCTCACTCACTGACGTCAAGATCAA accACCAAAGAAAAACCTCAAATCACAACAAGTTCCAGACCCAAATGGCAATAATGACTCCGGATACGCCCCATCGAACCTTGAAGATACTATCAGAGAACACGTCTCTCCTCCCGGCTCACCTGCACTGAAGGATGCTACTGTTTTGAAGAATATGTCTTGTGAATCTAGATGGAAGAAAAATGGGAAGAGAATTGATTCAGATTCAAG AAATGCTTCAATCGCCTTCCGATCAGATGATGACCTTCGGTCCAGCCACTTTGACATCCGCGATGGGTCAACgtgtaaaaaagaaagaaaagcaAGCGCAGCCACTGCAAGATTTACCATATACAAAGCTAATAAAGCTAGTAAAAAGAAAAGAGAGAAATCATCAgctaagaaagaaagaaaagctACCAAGACGTTAGCTATTGTTTTAG gTGTATTCCTCTTCTGTTGGACCCCATTTTTTACATGCAACGTGCTCGATGCCATTTGTGGTAAATTTGGTCTTCAGTTCTCCCCCGGAGTCACAGTCTTCATCCTGAACACGTGGCTAGGCTACATCAACTCCTTTCTCAATCCCGTGATCTATACAATCTTCAACCCTGAGTTCCGGAAGGCTTTTCGTAAAATACTTAAGTGCAGCACCTAG